CAGTCCCTGGAAAGACCTTGTGATCCCCCATAGAGGCCTTCCCCATATCTCCAGCTACTGCTTCTCTCCTGTTCCAAAGCTTTTACCAGGATCTCTCAGGACACATTCTGAAGGGTCCTAGAGTTCTCAAGGGTGAGCCCTAATCTCACCCTTGTGGATGAATTCACCTTTATAGATAAGAAAGCTGAGGCCGGGAGAAGAGAGGTGGCATGCTCAAGTTCACACTGCTAACTAGTGTCTTCTGGCTGAGTGCACTCCAGAAGCTCCTTAACCTCTCCTGACAGGCCCTCCTTCAAGAATTCGAGTCCCAACAAATGCTGCCTGAAGAAGTGCTCATGTAGGCAAAGGGGGCAagtcctcctttcttcctctctagaAGGAAGTGGCAGAGACTGGCCTTGAACCAAGATCTGACTTCAGGCACTGAACTGCCTTCCTTAACCTGTCATTCAGTACCCTCCCGATTCATTGCCCAATCTAAAGCAGCCAACAGTGTAAATACCCAGGCTCAGATGCAAATGGACGTGTCTGCTGAGACATTCAGTGGGACTGTACAAGGAACTTCCAAGAATCCAGGAAGTCTTCCAGGACAATAGAAATCAAATTTGGGGGTTGAGAGCTGAGGCCTGGAAAGTGTGGCATGAAGACATAACTGAGCATTTTCCAAAGTCTGTTCCAAGTCTTTGAATGCCGGGATTGCTGGAAGCCTTTGAAATAACCATTTCACATCTCTGGGTCTTATTTTGCTTACTTACAACCTCAGGGATATCTCAGGGAGATGGTCCGGTTGACCTCTGTGGTGCCTCTCAACACAGCATCTTCTGCTCCTGTGAATCGATGAAAGGAAGCAATTTATCTCCTGTCAGCAAGGGGAGGGAAGGTGTGGTGTCAACATGGAGAGTGCGTCGTAGATATCTTACGCCCCTCCCTCGCGCCCCCTTCCCCAGTGCCTAACCTTAGAAGCAGCACTGTTGGCCAGTGATTGGGACCTGGCCAGACGGGTGTTTCCAAGCTTTgcccaggcaggagggcaggggttgTCGCCTGGATTTCAGGCCAGTCACTCCTCAGAGATCACAACCTAACACCTTCGAGGGACACTGGGACTGCAAGGGGGCCTCAGGGAATGTCGCCTCTAGGGGGAGCATAGGTACACCTGCCGCATCCAGAAGAGACAGTCTCCCTTTTCTGGCTGGTTGGGGGGTGCGGCAGTAGTTCATGAAGCTGTAACTAACTCCCTTAGTCACCAGTTTCACAGTAAATGAGTCAAGCTCTGCTGTGAACGGTAtgggttggtggtggtgggaggggagaccAAGCAATAAGCCAGGAGCCCCTACTTTCCAGCTCAGGGACCCATCACCACTCCTCCCCCATCACCCGGCGcgcctcaaaaaaaattttttttgaactctctgggcctttcttccttccctatcTCTAGTTATATTGCGCACTTAGAGGCCGATAGGATGGATCCTGCCTTCCGGGTggagtttaaatatatatgtataattttgcaTGACTATTGCGTCATCGCTGGAGTCGTCGTGGTTCCCCAAGAGGCCTCCACGTCTTCTCCCATCATCGGGGCCTTTGGACGTTTCTGGGTGCTGCGGGTACTTTCGCGAGGAGCCCTTGGCTCCTGCCGAGCGCTCGGCTCtcggccccctcccccagactcacctacctccccctccctcttcctcgaCTCCTCCTCTTCGCCCCCTTCCCGCAGCCCTAGCCGGGAGTCAAGCTAGGGTGAGCAGGCAGGGCCGAGCGGCGGCcgcgggcggggcgcggggcgcgggagCCGGCGCACGAACGGAGGCGCGGGGCGGGCAGCCCGCATTCGGGGGAGGTGCCTCGGCCCGCCCTCCTCCGGGGCCGAGCCGGGAGGGGGCCCGGGCCCGCGCGGGGCGGAGAGAGCCGTctggcccctcccctccgccGCCCTCCCCAAAGTTGCCGTCTCCCCCGGGGCCGGCCAGTCTTATGATCCAGCGGATCCTCCTGGGGAGGCCCGGCTGGGGAGAGGGCGCGGGCGCCGAGCGGCGGGGGCAGCGGGCAGGCGAGGCGACCGGGGCCCGGGCGGGGATCCGGGCAGCGACAGAGGCGGCGGCAGctccccgcgcccgccgccccctcccctcggGCGGGGGGAGCCGCTGCATGGGGCCGGGGGGGCGGCCCTGCTGCGCGGAGCGGCGGCGGCGTCGGACCCCCCAGGCGGGCTGGGGCTGagcccggggccggggcgggggctcCGGGGGGACCATGCCCGGAGGCCGGCCGGCCGCAGCATGGCTCACGGGCCCGGCGCGCTGATGCTCAAGTGCGTGGTGGTCGGCGACGGGGCGGTGGGCAAGACGTGCCTACTCATGAGCTATGCCAACGACGCCTTCCCGGAGGAGTACGTGCCCACCGTCTTCGACCACTACGCAGGTAAGCCTCGGAAGTGCTGACTAAGGGGCTGCTCCCCGGGCCGGGAACTTTGGAGGAACTTTGGCTGAGCCCCCTCGCCGCCTTCCCTACGCgcgctccccacccctcccccgccgcgCCCTCCGCCGGGCgcccggccccacccccaggcttcgGCTCTGGCAGCCCCTTCGCCAGCCCCACCGACCCCTCTTACCAGCCCCTACCCGGCTGCCGGGTCCCGCGCCCCGCTCTTCCCAACCCCCTCGGCGCCCGGGGCCGACCTCCTTGACCTTCTTACAGCCACCTTCCCTACTCCCCCAAGCCCCGGGGGGTAAGACGTGGCTACGGGATTTGGGAAAAGGGAATGGGCAGCTGGGGGCCACGTCGCACCCAGGCCTCACGCCACTTCACAGTGAGCCAGGCACAAGGGAGAAGGGGTGGCATCTCCTGGGGAGCGCCCGCCTGCCTCCAGCTGGGTTGGGAGAGGAGGGTCCTGGTGGGGACTGAAATTACCTCAGAGCCTGGATAATTGTGAGCTTCTTTTCCCGCCCCCACTTCTGCCCTTGCAGTCAGCGTCACCGTAGGGGGCAAGCAGTACCTCCTGGG
This sequence is a window from Camelus ferus isolate YT-003-E chromosome 15, BCGSAC_Cfer_1.0, whole genome shotgun sequence. Protein-coding genes within it:
- the RHOQ gene encoding rho-related GTP-binding protein RhoQ isoform X2; this encodes MAHGPGALMLKCVVVGDGAVGKTCLLMSYANDAFPEEYVPTVFDHYAVSVTVGGKQYLLGLYDTAGQLQMTRSPLTAFVWSLIGCQSCCIWCCCEASHLPRE
- the RHOQ gene encoding rho-related GTP-binding protein RhoQ isoform X3 — its product is MAHGPGALMLKCVVVGDGAVGKTCLLMSYANDAFPEEYVPTVFDHYAVSVTVGGKQYLLGLYDTAGQLQMTRSPLTAFVWSLIGGF